Proteins found in one Oncorhynchus tshawytscha isolate Ot180627B linkage group LG25, Otsh_v2.0, whole genome shotgun sequence genomic segment:
- the LOC112224247 gene encoding myoferlin isoform X3 — protein MLRVVVESAKGLPKNKLGSTPDPVASIIFKDEKKKTKSIDSEVNPVWNEVLQFDLKGSALDSSSYIDVIVKDYETIGKDKFLGSAKISLKDLATGQVKSSPSHDVALVNEKGQAIGATVSLLIRYDPPANAAPKPNDPQEGATAGDSVEGGGEERDEDFIDVGQSGYAGGVSSNGQPGNPNQRLVRSTRKWNRPLANKPQDFQIRVRIIEGRQLPGNNIKPVVKVNVCGQTHRTRIRRGNNPFFDEMFFYNVNMLPLDLFDQSISFRVYDSFSLRADSLMGDFKVAIGFIYDGPDHSVMRKWLLLNDPDDYSSGARGYLKVSMFIVGTGDEPPVEKRDVSDDQDDIESNLLMPAGVTLRWVTLSLKVFRAEDIPQMDDAFAQSVKDMFGGDGNKKNLVDPFVEARFAGKKLCTQVIEKNANPEWNQMLNLQVKFPSMCEQIKLTIFDWDRLTRNDSIGTTYLNLGKIASSGGEIEGKTGESEVGFLPAFGPCYVNLYGSPREFTGLPDPYEELNYGKGEGVAYRGRILVELSTKLEGKPDKTVDAIPSDDILVAQKYQRRRKYCLCAVFHSASMLQEPGEPIQFEVSIGNYGNKLDTTCKPLSSTTQYSCAVFDGNHYYYLPWADIKPVVVITSFWEDISHRLDAVNIILYISERLQSNITAMKTAILAKASDNRLAEIWLRLVNQLIDDLDRFKVPDLEGQSNLTALDIQIKKLRDNALQTIMEGADRMRDELADIKNTLVDIEGWLDKLKQLADEPQNSMPDVIIWMLRGETRVAYSRIPAHQLLYSTYSEQACGQFCGRTRTILMQYPMDKNKGLKVPVQIRVNVWLGLSAHEKKFNTFSEGTFSVFAELYENQAYMLGKWGTTGLGLRHKYSDVTGKLKLKQEYFMPPRGWEWEGEWFIDPEKGLLTEADAGHTEFIDEVFQNETRFPGGEWKPAAEPYADVNGEKTQNPGEMECPAGWSWEDEWAVDDNRAVDEKGWEYGITIPPDEKPKSWVPAEKMYHVHRRRRVVRPRKRSAAGTTAEKRDQGDPEGWEFSSLIGWKFHRKVRSTDTIRRRRWRRKMAPADRLGASAIFKLEGALGVDTDEKRKDEKVDASKPFGANTPTVSCSFDRSHVYHLRIYIYQARNLVAMDKDSFSDPYAHVSFLHMSQTTETMKATLNPTWDQTLIFHNMEIYGDPQNIAHYPPDVVLEFYDNDQVGKHELLGRSMCVPLVKLNPGMDQTPQLLWSPITHKGRRAGEVLVAAELILTDKGIGMDLPLVPPKRAENLYMVPQGIRPVVQLMAIEILAWGLRNMKTYQLATVSSPSLVVECGGEVVQSAVIKNMKKSPNFPGSVLFLKVLLPKEEMYTPPIVLKVIDHRPFGRKPVVGQCTIDTLEEFRCDPYIIQKSSMSSKVALMASSPRDIRIDMEDGRPLLETQLAEKEKETVDWWSKFYASIGDQEKCRPYLQKGYDTLKVYDNELEEIPEFKQLTDFCRTFKLKRGKNEDGDDDPSVVGEFKGSFKVYPLSDDPGVALPPRQFRELPKSGPQECLVRIYVVRGIDLQPKDNNGQCDPYMKIALGKKSIEDRDNYLPNTTNPVFGRMFEMTCFLPEDKDLKISVYDYDLLSRDEKVGETVIDLENRFLSRFGSYCGLPQTYCTSGINQWRDQLKPSQILQNLARLKGVPPPMTEDNGNTLSFNGEQYTLAQFEANNEIHQHLGPANERLPLHVLRTQGLVPEHVETRTLFSSFQPQLSQGRLQMWVDVYPKSMGLPGPPFDIAPRKAKKYFLRAVVWNTTDVILDETSITGEHMSDIYVKGWMPGMEEDKQKTDVHYRSLDGDGNFNWRFIFGFEYLPAEQLCLVSKKEHFWSLDKTEFRIPPKLIVQIWDNDKFSLDDYLGTVELDLCNLTPPAKTPEKCSLGMMEVILDAEPHKSDLTNSLFAQQSVRGWWPCVIEQDGKEVLGGKVEMTLEIVAENEVDGKPAGKGRDEPNMNPKLDFPNRPDTSFFWFTNPCKTMKFILCRKFKCMFIGLILLILVLLFIGILLYSLPNYISMKIVKPFQ, from the exons ATGTTGCGGGTTGTGGTAGAATCTGCTAAAGGTTTGCCTAAAAATAAACTTGGAAGTACACCGGATCCCGTAGCATCTATTATTTTTAAAG ATGAGAAGAAGAAAACCAAATCAATTGACAGTGAAGTAAACCCAGTTTGGAATGAA GTCCTTCAGTTTGATTTGAAGGGCTCTGCGCTTGATTCCTCATCTTACATTGATGTGATTGTGAAAGACTATGAAACTATTGGGAAAGATAA GTTTCTAGGCTCTGCAAAAATCTCACTGAAAGACCTTGCAACTGGTCAAGTCAAATCCTCTCCATCTCATGATGTGGCTCTTGTCAATGAAAAGGGGCAGGCTATTGGG GCCACGGTAAGCCTTTTGATTCGCTATGACCCTCCAGCCAATGCCGCTCCAAAGCCAAATGACCCACAGGAAGGAGCCACAGCTGGTGATTCTG TGGAAGGTGGcggtgaagagagggatgaggactTTATTGATGTAGGACAGAGTGGCTATGCAGGGGGAGTCTCCTCCAATGGTCAGCCTGGGAACCCTAACCAAAGACTGGTCAGGAGTACCAGGAAATGGAACCGTCCCCTGGCCAATAAACCCCAGGACTTTCAG ATCCGTGTCAGGATCATAGAGGGGCGACAGCTCCCTGGGAATAACATCAAACCTGTTGTTAAGGTGAATGTTTGTGGACAGACTCACAGAACAAGGATAAGGAGGGGAAACAATCCCTTCTTTGATGAG ATGTTCTTTTACAACGTCAACATGTTACCATTAGACCTATTCGATCAATCTATCAGCTTTCGG GTGTACGACTCCTTCTCTCTGAGAGCTGACAGTCTCATGGGGGACTTCAAG GTTGCTATTGGCTTTATTTATGATGGACCAG ATCACTCCGTGATGAGGAAGTGGCTCCTTCTGAATGACCCTGATGACTACAGCTCGGGGGCCAGGGGATACCTCAAAGTCAGCATGTTCATAGTTGGGACTGGAGACGAACCACCG GTAGAGAAGAGGGACGTTAGCGATGACCAGGATGACATAGAGAGTAACCTGCTGATGCCAGCGGGGGTCACTCTGCGATGGGTCACCCTGTCTCTCAAAGTGTTCCGGGCCGAGGACATTCCCCAGA TGGATGATGCCTTTGCCCAGTCAGTGAAGGATATGTTTGGAGGGGATGGGAACAAGAAGAATCTAGTAGACCCTTTTGTAGAGGCCCGCTTCGCTGGCAAAAAG CTGTGCACCCAAGTCATTGAGAAGAATGCCAACCCAGAATGGAACCAAATGCTGAATCTTCAggtcaag TTCCCTTCCATGTGTGAACAAATCAAACTGACCATATTTGATTG GGATCGCTTGACTCGGAATGACTCAATTGGCACCACCTACTTGAACTTGGGCAAGATAGCGTCCTCTGGTGGTGAAATTGAAG GGAAGACTGGGGAGTCTGAGGTGGGTTTTCTGCCAGCCTTTGGGCCTTGCTATGTCAACCTGTATGGGAGTCCCAGAGAGTTTACTGGGCTTCCTGACCCTTATGAAGAGCTGAACTATGGCAAG GGTGAAGGGGTGGCCTATCGAGGACGAATCCTGGTTGAGCTCTCGACTAAACTGGAAGGCAAACCTGACAAGACTGTGGATGCGATCCCTAGTGATGACATCTTGGTGGCCCAG AAATACCAGCGTAGGAGGAAGTACTGTCTGTGTGCCGTGTTCCACAGTGCCAGCATGCTCCAGGAGCCTGGCGAACCAATCCAGTTTGAAGTCAGCATCGGCAACTATGGCAACAAACTGGACACCACCTGTaaaccactgtcctccactacccAGTACAGCTGTGCTGTGTTTGATG GTAACCACTACTATTACCTGCCCTGGGCTGACATAAAGCCAGTGGTTGTCATCACATCATTCTGGGAGGACATCAGTCACCGTTTGGATGCAGTCAACATCATTCTGTACATATCTGAACGCCTG CAATCTAACATCACTGCAATGAAGACGGCCATCTTGGCTAAAGCTTCTGACAACCGTCTGGCAGAGATATGGCTGAGGCTGGTGAATCAGCTGATCGACGATCTTGACCG TTTCAAAGTTCCAGACCTGGAGGGCCAATCCAACCTGACTGCCCTGGACATCCAGATCAAGAAGCTGCGGGACAACGCCCTGCAGACCATCATGGAGGGGGCCGACCGTATGAGAGACGAGCTCGCCGACATCAAGAACACCCTGGTGGACATCGAGGGCTGGCTAGACAAACTGAAGCAGCTTGCTGATGAG CCCCAGAACAGCATGCCTGACGTGATCATCTGGATGCTGAGGGGGGAGACGAGAGTGGCTTACAGCCGTATCCCAGCCCACCAGCTCCTCTACTCCACCTACAGCGAACAGGCCTGTGGACAGTTCTGCGGCAGGACCAGGACTATCCTCATGCAGTACCCTATGGATAAAAACAAGGGGCTCAAGGTTCCAGTCCAGATCCGAGTCAACGTGTGGCTTGGCCTGTCTGCACACGAGAAGAAGTTCAACACTTTCTCTGAGGGGACGTTCAGTGTGTTTGCTGAATTG TATGAGAATCAGGCCTACATGCTGGGAAAGTGGGGAACTACGGGTCTGGGTTTACGCCACAAGTACTCTGATGTGACTGGCAAACTGAAGCTGAAACAGGAGTACTTCATGCCCCCGCGAGgctgggagtgggagggagaatgGTTCATCGACCCAGAGAAGGG TCTGTTGACAGAGGCAGATGCGGGACACACTGAATTCATAGATGAAGTCTTCCAGAATGAGACTCGCTTCCCTGGCGGAGAGTGGAAGCCTGCTGCTGAGCCCTACGCTGACGTG AATGGGGAGAAAACTCAGAACCCAGGGGAGATGGAGTGTCCTGCAGGCTGGAGCTGGGAGGATGAGTGGGCTGTGGATGACAACAGGGCTGTGGATGAGAAAG GTTGGGAGTATGGAATCACTATCCCTCCAGATGAAAAGCCCAAGTCATGGGTGCCAGCAGAGAAGATGTACCACGTCCACAGAAGGAGGAGAGTGGTCAGGCCCAGGAAGAGATCCGCTGCTGGTACAACCGCTGAG AAGCGAGACCAAGGAGACCCAGAGGGCTGGGAGTTCTCCTCTCTGATTGGCTGGAAGTTCCACAGGAAGGTGCGTTCCACCGACACAATCCGACGCCGACGCTGGAGGAGGAAGATGGCCCCCGCCGACCGCCTAGGGGCATCCGCCATTTTCAAACTGGAGGGGGCACTG GGGGTTGATACAGATGAGAAGAGAAAAGATGAGAAGGTTGATGCGTCCAAGCCCTTTGGTGCCAATACTCCAACTGTTTCCTGTTCATTTGACA GGTCACACGTCTACCACCTCCGCATCTACATTTACCAGGCCAGGAACCTTGTTGCCATGGACAAAGACAGCTTCTCGG ATCCATATGCACATGTGTCTTTCCTGCACATGAGTCAAACCACCGAGACCATGAAGGCTACTCTGAACCCCACGTGGGACCAGACTCTGATCTTCCATAACATGGAGATCTATGGGGACCCCCAGAACATCGCCCACTATCCCCCCGATGTGGTGCTGGAGTTCTATGACAATGACCAAGTG GGGAAACATGAGCTGCTGGGTCGGAGCATGTGTGTCCCCCTGGTGAAACTGAACCCAGGCATGGACCAGACCCCTCAACTGCTGTGGTCCCCCATCACACACAAGGGCAGGCGGGCTGGggaggtgcttgtggctgctgaGCTCATCCTGACGGATAAG GGGATTGGGATGGACCTCCCTCTGGTTCCTCCCAAGAGGGCAGAGAATCTGTACATGGTGCCTCAGGGGATACGGCCTGTGGTGCAACTCATGGCCATTGAG ATTCTGGCCTGGGGCTTGCGCAACATGAAGACTTACCAGTTGGCCACAGTGTCCTCCCCTAGCCTGGTGGTGgagtgtggaggagaggtggTTCAGTCTGCTGTCATCAAGAACATGAAGAAGAGCCCCAACTTTCCTGGATCTGTCCTCTTCCTCAAAGTG CTCCTTCCCAAAGAGGAGATGTACACCCCTCCCATCGTGCTGAAGGTGATTGACCACAGGCCATTTGGCAGGAAGCCAGTGGTTGGACAGTGTACCATAGACACTCTGGAGGAGTTTCGCTGCGACCCTTACATCATCCAGAAGTCATCCATGTCATCCAAAG TGGCTCTGATGGCTTCTTCTCCTCGGGACATCAGAATTGACATGGAAGACGGGAGGCCTCTGCTTGAAACTCAG CTTGCAGAGAAG GAGAAGGAGACAGTTGATTGGTGGAGTAAATTCTACGCTTCCATTGGAGATCAGGAGAAGTGCCGTCCTTACCTTCAGAAGGGATATGACACTTTGAAG GTGTATGATAACGAACTGGAAGAGATTCCTGAGTTCAAACAACTCACTGATTTCTGCAGGACCTTCAAACTGAAAAGAGGCAAGAATGAAGATGGGGATGACGATCCATCTGTCGTTGGAGAATTCAAG GGCTCTTTTAAGGTGTACCCTCTATCAGACGACCCGGGTGTTGCTCTTCCTCCTCGCCAGTTCCGTGAGCTGCCTAAAAGCGGGCCTCAGGAGTGCCTGGTCAGGATTTATGTGGTCAGAGGCATCGACCTGCAACCCAAGGATAACAACGGCCAG TGTGATCCTTATATGAAGATTGCCCTGGGGAAAAAGTCAATTGAGGACCGAGATAACTACTTACCAAATACCACCAACCCTGTGTTTGGAAG aatgTTTGAGATGACATGTTTCTTGCCTGAAGACAAAGACCTGAAGATCTCTGTGTATGACTATGATCTGCTGAGTCGCGATGAGAAAGTGGGCGAGACGGTGATTGACCTGGAGAACCGTTTCTTGTCGCGCTTCGGCTCCTACTGTGGCCTACCTCAGACATACTGCAC CTCTGGAATCAACCAATGGCGTGACCAGCTGAAGCCCTCTCAGATCCTTCAGAACCTGGCCCGCCTCAAAGGTGTCCCTCCACCCATGACAGAAGACAATGGCAACACACTGTCATTCAATGGGGAACAGTACACCCTGGCTCAATTTG AGGCTAACAACGAGATCCACCAGCACTTGGGCCCTGCCAACGAACGTCTCCCTCTGCATGTGCTTAGAACTCAAGGATTGGTGCCGGAGCATGTGGAGACCAGGACACTGTTCAGCAGCTTCCAGCCCCAACTCTCTCAG GGCCGTCTTCAAATGTGGGTGGATGTTTACCCCAAAAGCATGGGCCTTCCCGGACCACCCTTTGACATTGCACCACGCAAGGCCAAAAA GTATTTCCTTCGAGCTGTTGTTTGGAACACCACTGATGTCATTCTAGATGAAACCAGCATCACTGGGGAGCACATGAGCGATATCTACGTCAAAgg TTGGATGCCAGGTATGGAGGAGGACAAGCAGAAGACTGACGTCCACTACAGGTCTCTGGACGGAGACGGCAACTTCAACTGGAGGTTCATCTTTGGCTTTGAATACCTGCCCGCTGAACAGCTATGTCTGGTCTCCAAGAAG GAACACTTCTGGAGTCTAGACAAAACAGAGTTCAGGATACCCCCCAAGTTGATTGTTCAAATTTGGGATAATGACAAGTTCTCATTAGATGATTACCTGG GCACAGTAGAGCTGGATCTGTGTAACCTAACCCCTCCTGCCAAGACTCCAGAAAAGTGCAGTCTGGGTATGATGGAGGTGATTTTGGATGCAGAGCCACACAAATCAGACCTGACCAACTCGCTGTTCGCTCAGCAGTCTGTCAGAGGCTGGTGGCCCTGTGTCATTGAACAGGATGGGAAGGAAGTCCTTGGT GGGAAGGTCGAGATGACTCTTGAAATTGTGGCTGAGAATGAGGTGGATGGGAAGCCTGCTGGGAAGGGCAGGGATGAACCCAACATGAACCCAAAGCTTGACTTCCCTAA CCGTCCAGACACGTCCTTCTTCTGGTTCACGAACCCCTGCAAGACCATGAAGTTTATTTTGTGTCGCAAATTCAAGTGTATGTTCATTGGACTGATCCTGCTGATCCTAGTGCTGCTCTTCATCGGAATCCTGTTATACTCTTTACCG AACTATATTTCAATGAAAATTGTGAAGCCGTTTCAATGA